From Odontesthes bonariensis isolate fOdoBon6 chromosome 21, fOdoBon6.hap1, whole genome shotgun sequence, a single genomic window includes:
- the cant1a gene encoding soluble calcium-activated nucleotidase 1 isoform X2 — protein MPAPLGFTRLEQDDPMNPLRISVGGLPILASMANPTDPRFRLKWRPIVAVVLSLAFVLLLVMHLNSGLRYHSYSPHSWRASRSDAQQSDTHYNDTYPLSSPERTPQGTRYRIGVIADLDTNSLSDKKLTWFSYMRQGYLLVSQSGDKVAVEWDADRVVLESHLSEKGRGMELSDLVVFNGKLYSVDDRTGVVYHIDGNKAVPWVILADGDGSVAKGFKAEWLAVKDEHLYVGGLGKEWTTTEGVFVNNNPEWVKVVGFKGDVQHENWVPKYKAMKSAAGIEPPGYFIHESAAWSDTLQRWFFLPRRASKERYEETADERRGANIVLSCSPDFKDIKVSQVGPHNPTHGFSTFKFVPNTDDQIILALKSEEDAGTIATYITAFTLDGRILLPESKIGDVKYEGLEFI, from the exons ATGCCGGCTCCCCTGGGCTTCACTCGACTGGAGCAGGATGATCCTATGAACCCGCTGCGTATCTCTGTAGGAGGCCTCCCCATACTGGCTTCTATGGCCAACCCCACCGACCCTCGTTTCCGCCTTAAATGGAGGCCCATCGTGGCCGTGGTCCTCTCCCTGGCCTTTGTCCTGCTCCTTGTCATGCACTTGAACTCAGGCCTGCGCTACCACTCCTACAGTCCACACAGCTGGAGAGCCAGTCGCAGTGACGCTCAGCAGTCCGATACCCATTACAACGACACCTACCCTCTTAGTTCGCCTGAGCGCACGCCGCAGGGCACCCGCTACCGCATTGGGGTCATCGCGGACTTGGACACGAACTCTCTCAGTGACAAGAAGCTGACGTGGTTCAGCTACATGCGGCAGGGGTACCTGCTGGTGTCGCAGAGTGGTGACAAGGTAGCAGTAGAATGGGACGCAGACAGGGTGGTGCTGGAGAGCCACCTGTCAGAGAAAGGCAGGGGGATGGAGCTATCTGACCTAGTGGTGTTCAATGGGAAGCTCTACAGCGTTGACGACAGAACGGGTGTCGTGTACCATATCGACGGGAACAAGGCTGTGCCCTGGGTTATCTTGGCTGACGGTGACGGGAGTGTTGCCAAAG GGTTTAAAGCTGAGTGGCTAGCAGTGAAGGATGAGCACCTATATGTCGGTGGTCTGGGGAAAGAGTGGACCACCACAGAGGGCGTGTTTGTCAACAACAACCCCGAGTGGGTGAAAGTGGTGGGCTTCAAGGGGGACGTACAACATGAAAACTGGGTCCCCAAGTACAAAGCTATGAAATCTGCTGCGGGGATCGAGCCACCAG GTTATTTTATTCACGAGTCTGCAGCTTGGAGCGACACCCTGCAGCGCTGGTTTTTCCTGCCTCGCCGCGCGAGCAAAGAGCGCTACGAGGAGACGGCAGACGAGCGTCGAGGTGCAAACATTGTCCTCAGCTGCTCGCCGGATTTCAAAGACATTAAAGTAAGCCAGGTGGGGCCTCATAACCCCACTCATGGTTTCTCCACCTTCAAGTTTGTCCCCAACACAGATGATCAAATCATTCTGGCGCTCAAGTCGGAGGAAGATGCTGGAACGATCGCGACATACATCACGGCCTTCACGCTCGACGGACGCATTCTTTTACCTGAAAGCAAGATCGGGGATGTGAAATATGAGGGCCTGGAGTTTATATAG
- the cant1a gene encoding soluble calcium-activated nucleotidase 1 isoform X1 — translation MTSHSGPPSSMPAPLGFTRLEQDDPMNPLRISVGGLPILASMANPTDPRFRLKWRPIVAVVLSLAFVLLLVMHLNSGLRYHSYSPHSWRASRSDAQQSDTHYNDTYPLSSPERTPQGTRYRIGVIADLDTNSLSDKKLTWFSYMRQGYLLVSQSGDKVAVEWDADRVVLESHLSEKGRGMELSDLVVFNGKLYSVDDRTGVVYHIDGNKAVPWVILADGDGSVAKGFKAEWLAVKDEHLYVGGLGKEWTTTEGVFVNNNPEWVKVVGFKGDVQHENWVPKYKAMKSAAGIEPPGYFIHESAAWSDTLQRWFFLPRRASKERYEETADERRGANIVLSCSPDFKDIKVSQVGPHNPTHGFSTFKFVPNTDDQIILALKSEEDAGTIATYITAFTLDGRILLPESKIGDVKYEGLEFI, via the exons ATGACAA GTCACTCCGGCCCTCCGTCCTCCATGCCGGCTCCCCTGGGCTTCACTCGACTGGAGCAGGATGATCCTATGAACCCGCTGCGTATCTCTGTAGGAGGCCTCCCCATACTGGCTTCTATGGCCAACCCCACCGACCCTCGTTTCCGCCTTAAATGGAGGCCCATCGTGGCCGTGGTCCTCTCCCTGGCCTTTGTCCTGCTCCTTGTCATGCACTTGAACTCAGGCCTGCGCTACCACTCCTACAGTCCACACAGCTGGAGAGCCAGTCGCAGTGACGCTCAGCAGTCCGATACCCATTACAACGACACCTACCCTCTTAGTTCGCCTGAGCGCACGCCGCAGGGCACCCGCTACCGCATTGGGGTCATCGCGGACTTGGACACGAACTCTCTCAGTGACAAGAAGCTGACGTGGTTCAGCTACATGCGGCAGGGGTACCTGCTGGTGTCGCAGAGTGGTGACAAGGTAGCAGTAGAATGGGACGCAGACAGGGTGGTGCTGGAGAGCCACCTGTCAGAGAAAGGCAGGGGGATGGAGCTATCTGACCTAGTGGTGTTCAATGGGAAGCTCTACAGCGTTGACGACAGAACGGGTGTCGTGTACCATATCGACGGGAACAAGGCTGTGCCCTGGGTTATCTTGGCTGACGGTGACGGGAGTGTTGCCAAAG GGTTTAAAGCTGAGTGGCTAGCAGTGAAGGATGAGCACCTATATGTCGGTGGTCTGGGGAAAGAGTGGACCACCACAGAGGGCGTGTTTGTCAACAACAACCCCGAGTGGGTGAAAGTGGTGGGCTTCAAGGGGGACGTACAACATGAAAACTGGGTCCCCAAGTACAAAGCTATGAAATCTGCTGCGGGGATCGAGCCACCAG GTTATTTTATTCACGAGTCTGCAGCTTGGAGCGACACCCTGCAGCGCTGGTTTTTCCTGCCTCGCCGCGCGAGCAAAGAGCGCTACGAGGAGACGGCAGACGAGCGTCGAGGTGCAAACATTGTCCTCAGCTGCTCGCCGGATTTCAAAGACATTAAAGTAAGCCAGGTGGGGCCTCATAACCCCACTCATGGTTTCTCCACCTTCAAGTTTGTCCCCAACACAGATGATCAAATCATTCTGGCGCTCAAGTCGGAGGAAGATGCTGGAACGATCGCGACATACATCACGGCCTTCACGCTCGACGGACGCATTCTTTTACCTGAAAGCAAGATCGGGGATGTGAAATATGAGGGCCTGGAGTTTATATAG
- the LOC142372197 gene encoding galectin-3-binding protein A-like, translated as MLAHRNLHTLWLLLLLVVSGSAYRLDMFKQNSQKREGDVRLSGSKSVSEGRVEVYHDGKWGTVCDDEWDLNEAHVVCRQLNFPGAKSVVTGKDYGKAPGPIWLDDITCKGTEKQLVSCEFKGWGITDCSHKEDVGVICETGNNNWTISDTTHSLDHSIGLSEELGQIFDSGTGCDFLITLQTPMGNNQEDGSPEMVVTTICAHKMVLSLFPTFNISSGMTNITVDISMSCQPHYTTFIRYFYTHKIDVTFSSALCFHQMASKFGLKQLMEDIGRLFSKIIPEDTSFSSQVSLYQYAVQTDDLILEENCIQFLAWNYQNLTDSVAWTSLPLELLQALLTRSDLVVPDEHFVLKTVESWITQKANSISLETQAKLLSLIRFPMISAEKLYGIESSSSLYKTHENTYRDGILKAFQFNVLLFSNLLTSPRLDTENDDYKPRIYTAVPWSTVLSPSTKTSSSPYRRQQRPYNNYRGSYDQYYGYYQPTPPSRTASRSFVTPLHSSLFLQGNTSTWEADVLSTNTECSNKGLRCESVPAARLAHGYYFTPPSNILFRNRLLLICQDKYVSHIQSFKGNLAYIPTNDTQALTYPCPNDLYAYMFVVRPEYV; from the exons ATGCTTGCACATCGAAATCTACACACTCTTTGGCTTCTTCTACTTCTTGTCGTATCTGGGAGTGCGTACAGGCTCGACATGTTCA aacaaaactcaCAGAAACGGGAAGGTGATGTGAGGCTGTCTGGGTCAAAGAGTGTTTCAGAGGGCCGTGTTGAGGTCTACCATGACGGGAAATGGGGAACAGTGTGTGACGACGAATGGGACCTGAATGAGGCCCACGTGGTGTGTCGGCAGCTCAACTTCCCCGGTGCAAAATCTGTTGTCACTGGGAAGGATTACGGAAAAG CACCTGGACCCATTTGGCTGGACGACATCACTTGCAAAGGCACGGAGAAGCAGCTCGTGTCTTGTGAATTTAAAGGCTGGGGAATAACAGACTGCAGCCACAAGGAGGATGTTGGAGTtatttgtgaaacaggaa ACAATAATTGGACCATCAGCGATACTACACACTCACTGGATCACAGCATCGGTCTGTCAGAGGAACTTGGCCAAATCTTCGACAGCGGAACTGGCTGTGACTTCCTGATCACACTCCAGACTCCAATGGGAAACAATCAGGAGGATGGCAGCCCTGAAATGGTTGTGACAACAATCTGTGCACACAAAATGGTCCTCTCGCTATTCCCAACCTTTAACATTTCCTCTGGGATGACTAACATCACAGTCGACATCAGCATGTCCTGCCAACCACATTACACAACCTTCATCAG GTACTTTTACACCCATAAGATTGATGTGACCTTTAGCTCTGCGCTATGTTTCCATCAAATGGCCTCCAAGTTTGGATTAAAGCAGCTGATGGAGGACATCGGCCGGCTGTTCTCCAAAATCATCCCAGAAGACACCTCCTTCTCCTCCCAGGTTTCCCTTTACCAATATGCAGTGCAGACCGATGATTTAATCCTCGAGGAAAACTGCATCCAGTTCCTGGCCTGGAACTACCAAAACCTGACCGACTCTGTAGCTTGGACCAGCCTTCCACTGGAGCTCCTTCAAGCCCTTCTTACCCGCTCAGATTTGGTGGTGCCAGATGAGCATTTTGTTCTTAAGACTGTGGAGAGCTGGATCACACAGAAGGCCAACTCCATCAGTTTGGAAACCCAGGCTAAACTGTTGAGTCTCATCCGCTTCCCCATGATCTCTGCTGAGAAACTGTATGGCATAGAGTCCAGCTCCTCTCTTTACAAAACTCATGAGAATACGTATCGTGACGGTATCTTGAAAGCATTTCAGTTTAATGTTCTACTCTTCAGCAATCTTTTGACCAGTCCAAGACTCGACACAGAAAATGATGACTACAAGCCCAGGATCTACACGGCTGTGCCTTGGAGCACTGTTCTTAGCCCTTCAACCAAAACTTCATCATCACCATATCGAAGACAACAGCGACCATACAACAACTACAGGGGCTCGTATGACCAATATTATGGCTATTATCAACCCACTCCTCCATCACGCACTGCATCCAGGTCATTTGTAACACCTCTCCACAGCAGCCTGTTTTTGCAGGGCAACACCTCCACCTGGGAAGCAGATGTCCTCAGCACGAACACCGAGTGTTCAAATAAAGGTCTGCGGTGTGAGTCAGTTCCTGCAGCACGGCTGGCTCACGGATACTACTTCACCCCGCCGAGCAACATCCTCTTTCGTAACCGCCTGCTGCTGATCTGCCAAGACAAGTACGTGTCTCACATTCAGAGCTTCAAAGGCAACCTGGCGTACATCCCTACAAATGATACTCAGGCCCTGACCTATCCGTGTCCTAATGACCTGTATGCCTACATGTTTGTAGTGAGACCAGAGTACGTCTGA